One genomic segment of Arthrobacter sp. zg-Y1110 includes these proteins:
- the pnuC gene encoding nicotinamide riboside transporter PnuC has translation MDFLRWLFEAQLPVGSSSLLVRELVGNIFGLLSAFGGMRRKVWAWPVGILGNLLLLTVFLGSVFGGADTATLLGQAGRQIMFIAVSIYGWRRWQQSKTKGEAAVTPQWATGRQRIGLVTIMLLGTVALTPVFARLGSYEPVWADAWTFVGSLLATYGMAKGWVEFWLIWVAVDIVGVPLLFSTGYYATAFMYLFYGCFTLAGFFVWWKAKRNEKPQVEVLMPDPRTR, from the coding sequence ATGGATTTTCTACGGTGGCTCTTCGAGGCACAGCTTCCGGTGGGCTCAAGCTCACTGCTGGTGCGCGAACTTGTGGGCAACATCTTCGGGCTGCTCAGCGCCTTCGGCGGTATGCGCCGGAAAGTCTGGGCCTGGCCCGTCGGCATCCTGGGTAACCTGCTCCTGCTGACCGTCTTCCTCGGCTCCGTCTTCGGCGGCGCCGATACCGCCACACTGCTGGGCCAGGCCGGCCGGCAGATCATGTTCATCGCAGTATCGATCTACGGCTGGCGGCGCTGGCAGCAGAGCAAAACCAAGGGCGAGGCCGCCGTCACCCCGCAGTGGGCCACCGGCCGTCAGCGGATCGGGCTGGTCACCATCATGCTGCTGGGCACCGTCGCCCTGACCCCCGTTTTCGCCCGGCTGGGTTCCTACGAACCGGTGTGGGCGGATGCCTGGACCTTTGTCGGGTCGCTGCTGGCCACCTACGGTATGGCCAAAGGCTGGGTTGAGTTCTGGTTGATCTGGGTGGCCGTGGACATAGTGGGTGTGCCCCTGCTCTTCAGCACCGGCTACTACGCCACTGCCTTTATGTACCTCTTCTACGGCTGCTTCACCCTTGCCGGGTTCTTCGTCTGGTGGAAAGCCAAGCGGAACGAGAAGCCGCAGGTGGAGGTCCTGATGCCGGACCCGCGGACCCGGTAA
- a CDS encoding RsmB/NOP family class I SAM-dependent RNA methyltransferase: MTPQPEKHRNDKGHERRRAAVKTRTAAAPGQRTRAADPARLVAFEVLRAVSGEDAYANLVLPKSIRKHRLDKRDAGFATELAYGALRGQGTYDAILAKCVDRPLERLDPAVLDALRIGTHQLLAMRVPAHAALDQTVGLARAVIGAGPSALINAVLRKVAARSLDEWVELLTEGETDAVKRSAIEHSHPEWIVRALRQSLVAHGRSVDEITDLLRADNDAPVVNLVALPGLGDLDEARAAGATDGELVKDSALFSAGDVGRLDSVRAGTTRVQDAGSQLVARALAELDLGGASVDEDGVEKWLDMCAGPGGKAALLAALAHESGAVLLANEPAPHRAQLVRQALDAVPGETWNVRTGDGRTIAEDYPETFDRILVDAPCTGLGALRRRPESRWRRKPTDVGELGILQRELLTTAVDAVKPGGVVAYVTCSPHPAETTAVVADVMRKRNDLELLDAGAALDAVSLPGALEAGHESTAQLWPHIHATDAMFLALIRRKI, translated from the coding sequence ATGACCCCCCAACCTGAAAAACACCGCAACGACAAGGGCCACGAACGCCGCCGCGCCGCAGTGAAGACTCGCACCGCCGCCGCCCCCGGCCAGCGCACCCGCGCCGCCGATCCGGCCCGGCTGGTTGCCTTTGAAGTGCTCCGCGCCGTTTCCGGCGAGGACGCTTACGCCAACCTCGTGCTGCCGAAAAGCATCCGCAAGCACCGCCTGGACAAGCGCGACGCCGGCTTTGCCACCGAGCTGGCCTACGGCGCCCTGCGCGGCCAGGGCACCTATGACGCCATCCTCGCCAAGTGCGTGGACCGCCCGCTGGAACGCCTGGACCCCGCTGTCCTGGACGCCCTGCGCATCGGCACCCATCAGCTGCTGGCCATGCGCGTCCCTGCGCACGCCGCCCTCGACCAGACCGTCGGCCTGGCCCGTGCCGTCATCGGCGCCGGACCGTCGGCACTGATCAACGCGGTGCTTCGCAAGGTCGCCGCCCGCAGCCTGGACGAGTGGGTGGAACTGCTCACCGAAGGCGAAACCGACGCGGTTAAACGCTCCGCCATTGAACACTCCCACCCGGAATGGATCGTCCGGGCACTGCGCCAGTCACTCGTGGCCCACGGTCGCAGCGTCGATGAGATCACCGACCTGCTGCGTGCGGACAACGACGCTCCCGTGGTTAACCTGGTCGCCCTGCCCGGCCTCGGCGACCTCGATGAAGCCCGTGCCGCCGGAGCGACGGACGGCGAGCTCGTGAAGGATTCCGCCCTGTTCTCCGCCGGCGACGTCGGCCGGCTGGACTCGGTCCGCGCCGGCACCACCCGCGTGCAGGACGCCGGCTCCCAGCTGGTCGCCCGCGCCCTGGCCGAACTGGACCTCGGCGGCGCGTCCGTCGATGAGGACGGCGTGGAAAAGTGGCTGGACATGTGTGCCGGCCCCGGCGGCAAGGCAGCACTGCTCGCTGCCCTCGCCCACGAATCCGGCGCCGTGCTGCTGGCCAACGAGCCCGCCCCGCACCGCGCGCAGCTGGTCCGCCAGGCCCTGGACGCCGTGCCCGGGGAAACCTGGAACGTACGTACCGGAGACGGCCGCACCATCGCCGAGGACTACCCGGAAACCTTCGACCGGATCCTCGTCGACGCACCCTGCACCGGTCTGGGCGCCCTGCGCCGCCGTCCGGAGTCCCGCTGGCGCCGCAAGCCCACCGACGTCGGCGAACTCGGCATCCTGCAGCGCGAGCTGCTCACCACCGCCGTGGACGCGGTTAAGCCCGGGGGAGTGGTGGCCTATGTAACGTGCTCCCCGCACCCTGCGGAAACCACCGCCGTCGTCGCCGACGTGATGCGCAAGCGCAACGATCTGGAACTGCTCGACGCCGGCGCCGCACTGGACGCCGTCAGCCTGCCCGGCGCGCTGGAGGCCGGCCACGAATCCACCGCCCAGCTGTGGCCGCACATCCACGCCACCGACGCCATGTTCCTGGCGCTGATCCGCCGCAAAATCTAG
- the rpe gene encoding ribulose-phosphate 3-epimerase, giving the protein MSKCCINPSILSADFVNLEAELQRISAADAVHVDVMDNHFVPNLTIGLPVVERIQQVSKLPLDAHLMIADVDRWAPLYAEAGLASVTFHVEASTAPIKLARDLRERGAKAGMALRPATPVEPYLDMLSELDMLLIMTVEPGFGGQKFLDVTLPKIRRAAEAVRGSGLPLAIQVDGGISAETIERAAEAGANVFVAGSAVYGTGDPNDAIRKLRASAEAAVQE; this is encoded by the coding sequence GTGAGCAAGTGCTGCATCAACCCGAGCATCCTCTCGGCCGACTTCGTGAACCTCGAAGCCGAGCTGCAGCGGATCAGTGCCGCGGACGCCGTGCACGTGGATGTTATGGACAACCACTTCGTGCCGAACCTGACCATCGGCCTGCCCGTGGTGGAACGGATCCAGCAGGTGTCCAAGCTGCCGCTGGACGCGCACCTGATGATCGCCGACGTCGACCGCTGGGCGCCGCTGTATGCCGAGGCCGGACTCGCCTCGGTCACGTTCCACGTAGAAGCATCGACGGCCCCGATCAAGCTCGCCCGCGACCTGCGGGAGCGCGGCGCCAAGGCCGGCATGGCCCTGCGTCCGGCCACCCCGGTGGAGCCGTACCTGGACATGCTGTCCGAGCTGGACATGCTGCTGATCATGACCGTGGAGCCGGGCTTCGGCGGACAGAAGTTCCTGGACGTGACGCTGCCCAAGATCCGCCGGGCCGCCGAGGCCGTCCGCGGCTCCGGGTTGCCGCTGGCCATCCAGGTGGACGGCGGAATCTCCGCGGAGACCATCGAACGGGCTGCGGAGGCCGGAGCGAACGTGTTCGTGGCCGGCTCGGCCGTTTACGGGACAGGTGATCCCAATGACGCTATCCGCAAACTGCGCGCATCTGCCGAAGCGGCTGTGCAAGAATAG
- the def gene encoding peptide deformylase, whose amino-acid sequence MAILTIRTLGDPVLRTRAEDVTDFGPELAKLVADMEETMEDVEGAGLAAPQVGVSLRVFTYRVEGQAGHVVNPVLELSDDLQPDHLEGCLSIPGLGYQTPRFRWARVSGQDLHGNPISIEGEGMLARCFQHETDHLNGALYIDRLEGEHRKEALRAIRQREYDAIADRTAAQRAQSVGSSFGTFGQAAKGTFGTQAGA is encoded by the coding sequence ATGGCCATCCTGACTATCCGCACGCTCGGCGACCCGGTCCTGCGGACCCGCGCCGAAGACGTGACCGACTTCGGCCCCGAACTGGCGAAGCTGGTAGCGGACATGGAGGAAACCATGGAGGACGTCGAAGGTGCCGGGCTGGCAGCACCCCAGGTCGGCGTCAGCCTGCGCGTATTCACCTACCGCGTGGAGGGCCAGGCCGGGCATGTGGTCAATCCCGTCCTTGAACTGAGCGACGACCTCCAGCCGGACCATCTGGAGGGTTGTCTGTCCATTCCCGGGCTTGGCTACCAGACGCCGCGCTTCCGCTGGGCCCGCGTCTCCGGCCAGGACCTGCATGGAAACCCCATCAGCATCGAAGGGGAGGGCATGCTGGCCCGGTGCTTCCAGCACGAAACGGACCACCTGAACGGCGCCCTCTATATCGACCGACTCGAAGGCGAGCACCGCAAGGAAGCACTCCGGGCCATCCGGCAGCGCGAGTACGACGCGATCGCGGACCGTACCGCAGCGCAGCGTGCCCAGAGCGTGGGCTCCAGCTTCGGTACCTTCGGCCAGGCGGCCAAGGGTACGTTCGGCACCCAGGCCGGAGCCTAG
- a CDS encoding DUF1801 domain-containing protein — protein MEPTSTSVSSFIDGVASPVRRRDAQTLVQLMTRITGEAPAMWGPSIVGFGSYHYKYASGREGDAGAAAFSPRKGATTVYLPDGLDAYTEQLSRLGDHKTGAGCLYLTDLGNVDMSVLEDIIAESYRRVSADDFGSGG, from the coding sequence ATGGAACCAACAAGCACCAGCGTCAGCAGCTTCATCGACGGTGTGGCATCGCCCGTACGCCGGCGCGACGCCCAAACGCTGGTCCAGCTGATGACGCGGATCACCGGCGAGGCGCCCGCCATGTGGGGGCCGTCGATTGTCGGCTTCGGCAGCTACCACTACAAATACGCCAGCGGCCGGGAGGGGGACGCCGGCGCGGCGGCATTCTCGCCGCGCAAGGGCGCCACCACGGTTTACCTTCCTGACGGCCTGGACGCGTACACGGAGCAACTGTCCCGGCTCGGCGACCACAAGACGGGTGCGGGGTGCCTCTACCTTACGGATCTCGGCAACGTGGACATGTCCGTGCTGGAGGACATTATCGCCGAGTCCTACCGTCGCGTCAGTGCAGATGATTTCGGCAGCGGCGGCTGA
- a CDS encoding riboflavin synthase, translating to MFTGIVAEQGSVVSLSPNTDGDGAVLVVTAPAAGAALEPGGSIAVNGVCLTATRIEDGTISMDVMGETLARTTTGDLQAGQNVNLERCVPAAGRLDGHVVQGHVDGVVTLLERESLGSWDRLRFAVPARLARYIAEKGSIAVDGVSLTVTAVSPADAGEHWFEVGLIPTTLAETGLGALEPGGRVNLEVDVLAKYAERLLAFTRSPQ from the coding sequence ATGTTCACCGGCATAGTTGCTGAACAGGGCAGCGTGGTCTCCCTGTCCCCGAATACCGACGGCGACGGCGCGGTCCTGGTCGTCACGGCACCCGCCGCCGGCGCGGCCCTGGAGCCCGGCGGATCCATTGCCGTCAACGGCGTGTGCCTGACCGCCACCCGGATCGAGGACGGGACCATCAGCATGGATGTGATGGGTGAAACCCTCGCCCGCACCACCACCGGAGACCTGCAGGCCGGCCAGAACGTAAACCTGGAACGCTGCGTGCCCGCCGCCGGACGGCTGGACGGGCACGTGGTGCAGGGACACGTGGACGGCGTGGTGACGCTGCTTGAGCGCGAATCCCTAGGCAGCTGGGACCGGCTGCGCTTCGCCGTGCCTGCCCGGCTGGCTCGGTACATCGCGGAGAAGGGATCGATCGCCGTCGACGGCGTTTCCCTCACCGTTACGGCGGTCAGTCCGGCCGACGCAGGGGAACACTGGTTCGAGGTCGGCCTGATTCCCACCACGCTGGCCGAAACCGGACTCGGCGCGCTGGAACCCGGCGGACGGGTGAACCTGGAGGTGGACGTGCTGGCGAAATACGCCGAACGTCTGCTGGCATTTACGCGGAGCCCGCAGTGA
- the ribB gene encoding 3,4-dihydroxy-2-butanone-4-phosphate synthase: MSAQAIVLNSVSEAVEAIAAGRAVVVVDDADRENEGDIVFAAQHATPELMGWTIRHSSGVVCVPLPGSYADRLELPPMTAVNQDAKGTAYTVSCDAAAGTSTGISASDRSLTARVLSDPAADPGSLHRPGHVFPLRAADGGVLVRRGHTEAAVDLAQLAGCTPVGVIAELVHDDGEMMRLPALRKFADAYALPLISIEDLAQHLHLHLRKGSGE, encoded by the coding sequence GTGAGCGCGCAGGCCATCGTGCTGAACTCCGTGTCCGAGGCCGTCGAGGCCATCGCTGCCGGCCGCGCCGTCGTAGTCGTGGACGACGCCGACCGCGAAAACGAGGGCGACATTGTCTTCGCCGCCCAGCACGCCACCCCCGAACTGATGGGCTGGACCATCCGCCACAGCTCCGGCGTCGTCTGCGTTCCGCTGCCCGGCAGCTACGCGGACCGGCTGGAGCTGCCGCCCATGACGGCCGTGAACCAGGACGCCAAGGGCACCGCCTACACGGTCTCCTGCGATGCCGCCGCGGGCACCAGCACCGGGATCAGCGCCTCGGACCGCTCGCTCACCGCCCGCGTCCTGTCCGACCCGGCCGCAGATCCGGGATCCCTGCACCGCCCGGGCCACGTCTTTCCGCTGCGCGCCGCCGACGGCGGGGTCCTGGTCCGCCGCGGGCACACGGAGGCCGCGGTCGACCTCGCGCAGCTGGCCGGCTGCACCCCGGTGGGTGTGATCGCCGAACTGGTCCACGACGACGGCGAGATGATGCGGCTGCCGGCCCTGCGGAAGTTCGCAGACGCGTACGCCCTTCCGCTGATCTCCATCGAGGACCTGGCCCAGCACCTGCACCTGCACCTGCGGAAAGGAAGCGGCGAATGA
- the ribH gene encoding 6,7-dimethyl-8-ribityllumazine synthase — MSGHGAPENDVSSIKAQGLEIRVAIVAASWHTQIMDGLIGGALRAVEDAGLRPKLIRVPGSFELPVAAARLAPHYDAVVALGVVIRGGTPHFDYVCSAATTGLTEVSVRTGTPIGFGVLTCDTEQQGLDRAGLPGSSEDKGYEAVAAAVTTVAALRGAGV; from the coding sequence ATGAGCGGACACGGCGCACCGGAAAACGACGTCAGCAGCATCAAGGCGCAGGGCCTGGAGATTCGGGTGGCGATCGTGGCCGCCAGTTGGCACACTCAAATCATGGACGGCCTCATCGGCGGGGCGCTGCGTGCAGTGGAAGATGCCGGCCTGCGGCCGAAACTGATCCGGGTCCCGGGCAGCTTCGAACTGCCCGTCGCCGCCGCCCGGCTGGCCCCGCACTACGACGCCGTGGTGGCACTCGGCGTCGTGATCCGCGGCGGCACGCCGCACTTCGACTACGTCTGCTCGGCGGCCACCACCGGCCTGACCGAGGTCAGCGTCCGCACCGGCACCCCGATCGGTTTCGGCGTGCTGACCTGCGACACCGAGCAGCAGGGCCTGGACCGCGCCGGCCTGCCCGGTTCATCCGAGGACAAGGGCTACGAGGCGGTTGCAGCTGCGGTGACCACCGTGGCTGCGCTGCGCGGGGCGGGGGTCTAA
- the ribD gene encoding bifunctional diaminohydroxyphosphoribosylaminopyrimidine deaminase/5-amino-6-(5-phosphoribosylamino)uracil reductase RibD has protein sequence MPGFGAAEAAAMETALGLAAQGVRGANPLVGAVILDADGGILATGYHRGAGTAHAEADALARAAASGVEVRGATMMVTLEPCNHTGRTGPCTQAILAAGLARVVFAAADPTQAGAGGAAALRSAGVEVASGLLAGPAEQLNARWFRAAAEHRPFVTAKIAQSLDGRIAAADGTSQWITGPEARQDGQSIRSRVDAILAGTGTVLADDPLLTARTPDGAEDTRQPLRVVVGRRPVSADAAVRGSDGRFLQLQEHNPAVVAAGLYTRGVRHVLIEGGATLTSAFLRAGLVDELVVYTAPLLLGAGTASVAGLGVQTLGHAPRWRWDTAAGGAVVQLGRDLRLRLEPEPDSFNNPHTKDS, from the coding sequence ATGCCCGGATTCGGCGCGGCCGAAGCAGCGGCCATGGAAACCGCCCTGGGCCTCGCGGCCCAGGGGGTGCGCGGCGCCAATCCACTGGTGGGCGCGGTGATCCTCGACGCCGACGGCGGCATCCTCGCCACCGGTTACCACCGCGGCGCGGGCACGGCGCATGCCGAGGCCGACGCGCTGGCCCGCGCTGCAGCATCGGGAGTGGAGGTTCGGGGAGCCACGATGATGGTCACCCTGGAACCCTGCAACCACACCGGACGCACAGGACCCTGTACGCAGGCGATCCTTGCCGCAGGCCTGGCCCGGGTGGTCTTCGCTGCCGCGGATCCCACGCAGGCCGGCGCCGGGGGAGCAGCCGCGCTTCGGTCCGCCGGCGTGGAGGTGGCTTCCGGGCTGCTGGCCGGACCCGCCGAACAGCTCAACGCCCGCTGGTTCCGCGCCGCTGCCGAGCATCGCCCGTTTGTGACAGCGAAGATCGCCCAGAGCCTGGACGGCCGGATCGCCGCCGCAGACGGCACCAGCCAGTGGATCACCGGGCCCGAAGCGCGGCAGGACGGCCAATCGATCCGCTCCCGGGTGGACGCCATCCTGGCCGGCACCGGCACCGTGCTGGCAGATGATCCCCTGCTGACCGCCCGGACCCCCGACGGCGCGGAGGACACACGGCAGCCGCTGCGCGTCGTCGTCGGCCGGCGCCCGGTTTCGGCGGACGCCGCCGTCCGCGGTTCCGACGGCAGGTTCCTGCAGCTGCAGGAACACAATCCGGCCGTCGTGGCCGCCGGCCTGTACACCCGCGGGGTCCGCCACGTGCTCATTGAGGGCGGAGCCACCCTGACCAGCGCCTTCCTGCGGGCCGGACTGGTGGATGAACTCGTGGTTTACACCGCTCCGCTGCTGCTTGGCGCGGGGACTGCCTCGGTCGCCGGCCTAGGCGTGCAGACCCTCGGCCATGCCCCGCGCTGGCGGTGGGACACCGCGGCCGGCGGCGCCGTCGTGCAGCTGGGCCGGGACCTGCGCCTGCGGCTGGAACCGGAGCCCGACTCATTCAACAACCCCCACACAAAGGACTCATAG
- the ribA gene encoding GTP cyclohydrolase II codes for MSEAAASAPVLPGPPVQLPTAFGDFTATAWTDTRTGVEHLTLSAPGTETELAGGLGEGAPLVRLHSECLTGDVFGSFRCDCGEQLEQAMELVALHGGTIVYLRGQEGRGIGLANKLRAYALQEAGADTVEANEQLGLPVDARDYQAAADILHQLDLHRIRLLTNNPAKRDWMRRFGIEVEAMVPSEVPIRAENERYLQTKRDRMDHHLTLLRTKPVQQS; via the coding sequence ATGAGCGAAGCAGCAGCTTCCGCGCCTGTCCTGCCCGGACCGCCGGTGCAGCTGCCCACCGCCTTCGGCGACTTCACTGCCACCGCGTGGACGGACACGCGCACCGGCGTCGAACACCTGACTCTCTCCGCGCCCGGCACCGAGACTGAGCTGGCCGGCGGCCTCGGCGAAGGCGCCCCGCTGGTGCGGCTGCACTCGGAATGCCTGACCGGGGATGTCTTCGGGTCTTTCCGCTGCGACTGCGGGGAACAGCTGGAGCAGGCGATGGAACTGGTGGCATTGCACGGCGGCACCATCGTGTACCTGCGCGGCCAGGAAGGCCGGGGGATCGGGCTGGCCAACAAGCTGCGGGCCTACGCCCTGCAGGAAGCCGGGGCGGACACGGTGGAAGCCAATGAACAGCTCGGACTGCCCGTGGACGCCCGTGACTACCAGGCCGCCGCGGACATCCTGCACCAGCTGGACCTGCACCGGATCCGGCTGCTGACCAATAACCCCGCCAAACGGGACTGGATGCGCCGCTTCGGCATCGAGGTGGAAGCCATGGTGCCCTCCGAGGTGCCCATCCGGGCCGAAAACGAGCGGTACCTGCAGACCAAGCGGGACCGGATGGACCACCACCTCACCCTGCTGCGCACCAAACCCGTGCAGCAGAGTTAA
- the fmt gene encoding methionyl-tRNA formyltransferase — MAAALRVLFAGTPAVAVPSLDALIDAGFDVVGVLTRPDAPLGRKKVLTPSPVAARAEELGLPVIRAAKVDDEAIAAIAALAPDVAAIVAYGALVPARALTVPKHGWINLHFSLLPAWRGAAPVQHAVIAGDDITGASTFLLETGLDTGPVYGTLTETVRPEDTSGDLLERLSHSGAVLLAQTLSAVDAGAAVPVPQQGDITLAPKLSIDDARVDWQQPALAIRRRINGVTPEPGAWTTWDGARFKIGAATLRSDVTDLRPGQVRFTGGGDAAAVVGTGSHGLELLRVQPAGKKMMPGADWARGLANREDVVFE, encoded by the coding sequence GTGGCCGCGGCACTTCGCGTCCTGTTTGCCGGCACCCCCGCGGTCGCCGTACCGTCCCTCGACGCGCTGATTGACGCCGGGTTCGACGTCGTCGGCGTCCTCACCCGCCCCGACGCTCCGCTGGGCCGCAAGAAGGTCCTGACACCATCGCCGGTGGCCGCCCGCGCCGAGGAACTGGGTCTGCCCGTGATCCGCGCTGCAAAGGTGGACGACGAAGCCATCGCGGCCATCGCCGCCCTGGCGCCCGACGTCGCAGCCATCGTTGCCTACGGTGCCCTCGTTCCGGCGCGTGCCCTCACCGTGCCGAAGCACGGCTGGATCAACCTGCACTTCTCACTGCTGCCGGCCTGGCGCGGCGCCGCCCCCGTGCAGCACGCCGTCATTGCCGGTGACGACATCACCGGTGCCTCCACATTCCTGCTCGAAACAGGCCTGGACACCGGCCCGGTCTACGGCACGCTCACCGAAACGGTGCGGCCCGAGGACACCAGCGGTGACCTGCTCGAACGCCTCTCGCATTCCGGTGCGGTGCTGCTGGCCCAAACGCTCAGCGCAGTCGACGCCGGCGCAGCCGTGCCGGTGCCCCAGCAGGGGGACATCACCCTGGCACCCAAGCTCAGCATCGACGATGCCCGCGTGGACTGGCAGCAGCCCGCCCTGGCTATCCGCCGCCGCATCAACGGTGTCACCCCCGAACCCGGCGCGTGGACCACCTGGGACGGCGCCCGGTTCAAGATCGGCGCGGCCACGCTGCGCTCCGACGTCACCGACCTGCGCCCCGGCCAGGTCCGCTTCACCGGCGGCGGGGACGCCGCCGCCGTCGTGGGCACCGGCTCACACGGACTCGAACTGCTGCGTGTCCAGCCCGCAGGCAAGAAAATGATGCCGGGGGCCGACTGGGCCCGCGGCCTCGCCAACCGTGAGGACGTGGTCTTCGAATGA